One window of Terriglobia bacterium genomic DNA carries:
- a CDS encoding EamA family transporter produces MIAAPQNRSRIIVAFALLYVLWGSTYLAMRVIVRDMPPYVAGTVRYLIAGPIMLVACALMGRKISLTRRDLKQLLVISILLLSTGNIGVLWGEVYVSSGLASLIVALVPIWVVMIEAWVFRAGRMTAKGLIGLAVGIVGLLVLLWPRITAGTHLGHLELIGSGILAGASFFWALGSVFSHRFNLTVDVFASAAWQMTLAGSINGVIALLTGQFQKTHWSTPALSGIAYLVVFGSWIGYSSYIYLLEHVPTPKVATYAYVNPIVAVFLGWIILREHVDLYMLLGTAIIIASVALVNTSRLKHEPIDIPVSEETCPKTVNVAGD; encoded by the coding sequence ATGATTGCAGCCCCACAAAATCGGTCACGAATCATTGTGGCGTTTGCCCTGCTCTATGTCCTTTGGGGCTCCACCTATCTGGCCATGCGGGTGATTGTGCGGGACATGCCGCCCTATGTGGCGGGGACTGTCCGCTATCTGATTGCGGGGCCGATCATGCTGGTGGCCTGCGCGCTGATGGGAAGAAAAATCAGCCTCACGCGCCGCGACCTGAAGCAACTGCTGGTGATCTCGATTCTGCTGCTCTCCACGGGCAACATTGGAGTGCTTTGGGGGGAAGTGTATGTTTCCAGTGGGCTGGCATCACTGATCGTGGCTCTGGTGCCGATTTGGGTCGTAATGATTGAGGCATGGGTCTTCCGCGCGGGCCGCATGACCGCCAAAGGGTTGATCGGGCTGGCGGTAGGGATTGTCGGCTTGCTGGTGCTGCTGTGGCCGCGGATTACCGCTGGCACGCACCTGGGTCACCTTGAGCTCATTGGATCAGGGATTCTGGCTGGGGCATCGTTTTTCTGGGCATTGGGATCAGTGTTTTCCCATCGTTTCAACCTGACGGTAGATGTATTTGCTTCCGCTGCCTGGCAGATGACGCTGGCGGGTTCCATAAACGGCGTTATCGCGCTGCTGACTGGACAGTTCCAGAAAACTCACTGGAGCACACCGGCGCTGAGCGGCATTGCATATCTTGTGGTGTTCGGATCGTGGATTGGTTACTCGTCCTACATTTATCTGCTGGAGCATGTTCCTACGCCAAAGGTGGCGACCTATGCGTACGTGAATCCCATTGTGGCAGTCTTTCTGGGCTGGATTATTTTGCGCGAGCATGTAGATCTTTACATGCTTTTGGGGACGGCGATTATTATCGCCTCGGTAGCGCTCGTTAACACGTCACGACTAAAGCATGAACCCATTGATATCCCAGTGAGCGAAGAGACTTGCCCGAAGACTGTGAATGTGGCGGGAGACTGA
- a CDS encoding CDP-alcohol phosphatidyltransferase family protein gives MLRQLKSAPNLLTLLRLIFVPFVVVAIQQQKYAWALGIFVVAGITDLLDGLLARVLKQKTTLGQYLDPIADKLLLSTMFLMLSIAHIIRWPVTILVFSRDIIILIVCTLLYATGTMRIFRPTWFGKANTAVQILSVPLALIYQINFSNWARLGKRWSIYATVALTTISGVHYVLRLALDLRSAGNKQDSHDTASST, from the coding sequence ATGCTTCGCCAACTGAAGTCCGCGCCCAATTTGCTCACGCTGTTGCGTCTGATCTTTGTTCCATTCGTGGTGGTGGCCATCCAGCAGCAGAAATATGCCTGGGCGCTGGGAATATTTGTGGTTGCGGGGATCACTGACCTCCTGGACGGTTTGCTGGCGCGCGTGCTGAAACAGAAAACCACGTTGGGCCAATATCTTGACCCTATTGCCGACAAGCTGTTGCTGAGCACGATGTTCCTGATGCTCTCAATAGCGCATATTATTCGCTGGCCGGTCACCATCCTTGTGTTCAGCCGTGACATTATCATCCTGATTGTCTGCACATTGCTCTACGCCACTGGAACGATGAGGATCTTCCGTCCGACTTGGTTCGGAAAAGCAAACACAGCGGTGCAGATTTTGAGTGTGCCGCTGGCGCTCATCTACCAGATCAATTTTTCAAACTGGGCCCGCCTTGGGAAGCGCTGGAGCATTTACGCCACGGTGGCCCTGACTACGATATCCGGTGTTCATTATGTGTTGCGCCTGGCGCTTGACCTGCGCTCCGCTGGGAACAAGCAGGACAGCCACGACACGGCCAGCAGCACATAA
- the galT gene encoding galactose-1-phosphate uridylyltransferase: MPELRKDPVTGRWVIISTDRSKRPGDFSRERVVLKGGFCPFCPGNESTTPPEILAYRPGENTRPDTTGWNLRVVPNKFPALGIEGDLDRQADGMFDKMNGVGAHEVVIETPDHGETLATMPLKRVEDMLWAFRDRILDLKQDRRFKYILVFKNHGEAAGASLEHPHSQIIALPILPKQVVEELEGARRYFANKERCIFCDIIRQETEAQVRVAAENQDFVTLCPYAPRFPFETWILPKRHESAFENSPSTMYENLARMLRTVLSKAVRVLDNPAYNLVVHSSPMQENTNDFYHWHLEIIPKLTKTAGFEWGTGFYINPTPPEEAAKFLREAKVTEPQPVGV; this comes from the coding sequence GTGCCTGAGCTGAGAAAAGACCCTGTTACCGGACGCTGGGTGATTATTTCCACTGACCGTTCCAAGCGTCCCGGAGATTTTTCCCGCGAGCGTGTGGTTCTAAAGGGCGGATTCTGCCCGTTCTGCCCTGGAAATGAAAGCACAACGCCGCCAGAAATATTGGCTTATCGCCCCGGCGAGAACACGCGACCGGACACCACCGGGTGGAACTTGCGCGTGGTGCCCAATAAATTTCCCGCATTGGGAATTGAGGGCGATCTGGACCGGCAAGCGGATGGAATGTTTGACAAGATGAACGGCGTAGGCGCGCATGAAGTTGTGATCGAAACGCCCGATCATGGCGAAACCCTGGCAACCATGCCACTAAAACGCGTGGAAGACATGCTGTGGGCGTTTCGCGACCGCATCCTGGACCTGAAGCAGGACCGAAGGTTCAAATACATCCTGGTTTTTAAAAACCATGGGGAAGCCGCCGGCGCGTCCCTGGAGCACCCGCATTCGCAGATAATCGCGCTGCCGATCCTGCCCAAGCAGGTAGTGGAAGAGCTTGAGGGCGCCCGGCGTTATTTTGCCAACAAAGAGCGATGTATCTTCTGCGACATCATCCGGCAGGAAACAGAGGCGCAGGTGCGTGTTGCGGCGGAAAACCAAGATTTTGTGACGCTATGCCCGTACGCGCCGCGGTTTCCGTTTGAGACGTGGATCCTGCCCAAGAGGCATGAGTCTGCGTTTGAGAACTCGCCTTCCACGATGTATGAGAACCTGGCCCGCATGCTGCGCACGGTACTGAGCAAGGCAGTGCGCGTGCTGGATAATCCAGCCTACAACCTGGTGGTGCACAGCTCACCCATGCAGGAAAATACCAATGACTTCTATCATTGGCACCTGGAAATTATCCCCAAACTAACGAAGACGGCAGGATTTGAGTGGGGCACCGGTTTCTATATCAACCCGACACCTCCGGAGGAAGCAGCCAAGTTTTTGCGAGAGGCGAAAGTAACGGAGCCGCAGCCGGTGGGAGTGTAA
- a CDS encoding YraN family protein produces MSSSGTLTRLTLRALDSFARLLPRKDSGPQHLHTGRRGEEAAYFHLRKHGYVIIARNYRSPRSRSELDLVGWDGSTLCFIEVKTRTTRNIMPAEAAVDADKQRDLSHVAREFLRKIKKDAPFRFDIVSVYFEPGLEADIELFRNAFVIG; encoded by the coding sequence ATGTCTTCTTCAGGCACGCTTACCCGGCTCACGCTTCGCGCTCTTGATTCCTTCGCCCGGCTCTTGCCGCGCAAAGATTCTGGCCCGCAGCATCTCCACACCGGACGCCGCGGCGAGGAAGCCGCATACTTCCATCTACGCAAGCATGGCTACGTGATTATCGCGCGCAACTACCGAAGCCCGCGCAGCCGCAGTGAGCTCGACCTGGTTGGCTGGGACGGCTCAACCTTGTGCTTTATTGAAGTTAAGACCCGCACCACGCGCAACATAATGCCCGCAGAAGCCGCCGTGGATGCGGACAAACAGCGCGATCTCTCCCACGTGGCCCGTGAATTCCTGCGCAAGATCAAGAAAGACGCGCCATTCCGTTTTGACATTGTGAGCGTTTATTTCGAACCAGGTCTCGAGGCGGATATTGAGTTATTCAGAAACGCTTTTGTGATTGGCTAA
- a CDS encoding reverse transcriptase-like protein, with protein MKNAVPIEIHIDGSGARPDGKGSGFAWIQPQSGKSEIIQKDHLTNNQAEYNGLLAALSSLPPKSAALVFTDSQIVSEQFNGRYQVHDSALRELLTEIKGLIRRNSLKVSVKWIPRRANLADGLLKRGLQRNVGEISL; from the coding sequence ATGAAAAATGCAGTTCCCATTGAAATTCACATTGACGGTAGCGGAGCAAGGCCAGACGGCAAGGGTTCTGGTTTTGCGTGGATACAGCCGCAGAGCGGAAAGAGCGAAATTATTCAAAAAGACCATCTGACAAATAATCAAGCAGAATACAACGGCTTGTTAGCGGCCCTCAGCTCATTACCCCCAAAGAGCGCAGCCCTTGTATTTACAGATTCTCAAATTGTCTCCGAACAATTTAATGGACGTTATCAGGTGCATGATTCCGCTTTGCGCGAATTGCTGACTGAGATCAAAGGACTGATTCGAAGAAATTCTCTGAAGGTTTCTGTTAAGTGGATTCCGCGCAGAGCGAACCTAGCCGATGGACTGCTCAAGAGAGGTCTGCAACGTAACGTTGGGGAGATTTCCCTTTGA
- a CDS encoding Fic family protein has protein sequence MTWNWQKSDWPEFSWEAARLALAEKEFLIAGGKLAGTVKHLDKEEREHITVDSMSTEAITTSEIEGELLDRASVQFSIRKQLGLAADKRNVRPAERGVAEMTVDLFRSFGEPISKEMLSGWHRMLMSGRRDLTDVGRYRTGREPMEIVSGPLGKTKVHFQAPPADQVPGEMKRFIAWFNRTAAGGPEPLPGLTRAGTAHLYFECIHPFEDGNGRIGRALAEKALAQSLGQPTLTALAATILARRRSYYDALEAANRQTEITGWLAWFAGITIEAQRRTLAMIEFLIDKAKLFERLRGQMNERQQKALLRMFKEGPDGFKGGLSAGKYASITGTSPATTTRDLADLVEKGALVRMGELRHTRYQLGIPLHASKRIEVNDRGELVEV, from the coding sequence ATGACCTGGAATTGGCAAAAATCGGATTGGCCGGAGTTCAGCTGGGAAGCGGCTCGGCTGGCACTGGCGGAAAAAGAGTTCTTGATAGCCGGCGGCAAACTCGCGGGCACGGTCAAGCACCTGGACAAGGAAGAGCGCGAACACATTACCGTGGACTCGATGAGCACGGAGGCGATAACGACCTCGGAAATCGAGGGCGAACTGCTGGACCGGGCAAGCGTCCAATTTTCCATACGCAAGCAGCTTGGCTTGGCCGCCGACAAACGGAACGTGCGGCCCGCCGAGCGGGGCGTTGCCGAAATGACGGTCGATCTATTTCGTTCGTTTGGCGAGCCCATTTCCAAAGAAATGCTTTCTGGCTGGCACCGCATGCTGATGAGCGGCCGCCGTGACCTCACAGATGTCGGCCGCTATCGCACCGGCAGGGAGCCGATGGAAATAGTTTCCGGGCCTCTGGGAAAGACAAAAGTGCATTTCCAGGCTCCACCGGCGGACCAGGTGCCCGGCGAGATGAAGCGATTTATTGCCTGGTTTAACCGGACTGCCGCGGGAGGACCAGAACCCTTGCCTGGGCTCACCAGGGCAGGAACCGCTCATCTTTACTTTGAATGCATCCATCCGTTTGAGGACGGAAATGGACGAATTGGGCGCGCGCTGGCGGAGAAAGCGCTGGCACAAAGTCTGGGCCAGCCTACGCTTACCGCTCTGGCGGCGACGATCCTTGCACGGCGCAGAAGCTACTACGATGCGTTGGAAGCCGCAAACAGACAAACCGAAATCACCGGATGGCTGGCCTGGTTTGCAGGCATAACGATAGAAGCCCAGAGGCGAACGCTTGCCATGATCGAATTCCTGATCGACAAAGCCAAACTATTTGAGCGCCTGCGGGGACAGATGAACGAAAGACAGCAAAAGGCATTGCTCCGTATGTTCAAGGAAGGCCCGGATGGATTCAAGGGCGGACTTTCAGCGGGCAAGTACGCCAGCATCACCGGTACGTCCCCGGCTACTACGACGCGCGATCTTGCAGATCTTGTCGAAAAAGGCGCATTGGTCCGCATGGGAGAATTGCGACATACTCGCTATCAACTCGGCATCCCGCTCCATGCTT
- a CDS encoding cupin domain-containing protein, giving the protein MGIDGEVVSGDPHKPGGIYVIHIRELPGMIVPPHFHPEDEHVTIVQGKWEPAHGETFDRSKLRPFTVGAYSFMPRQMPHFAYSEDGAILQVFGVGPFKQTFLGGEKILSKSE; this is encoded by the coding sequence ATGGGGATTGACGGTGAAGTGGTTTCGGGCGATCCACACAAACCCGGCGGCATTTATGTGATCCATATCCGCGAGCTGCCCGGGATGATTGTTCCACCCCATTTCCACCCTGAAGACGAGCACGTAACTATTGTCCAGGGCAAATGGGAGCCGGCCCATGGAGAAACCTTTGACCGCTCCAAGCTTCGGCCCTTCACGGTGGGTGCGTACAGCTTCATGCCCAGGCAAATGCCGCATTTCGCCTATTCTGAAGACGGCGCGATCCTGCAGGTTTTTGGCGTGGGACCGTTCAAACAGACTTTTCTGGGCGGAGAAAAGATCCTCAGCAAGTCCGAATGA
- a CDS encoding acetyl ornithine aminotransferase family protein — MATQTISAAGPKIRTKLPGPKAQAVLQGDAQYISPSYTRSYPLVAKRGRGVIVEDVDGNEFLDFSAGIAVVSTGHCHPKVVAAIQKQAAELIHMSGTDFYYESMITLAQRLSKVAPMSGPIRAYYGNSGTEAVEAAMKLARYHTKRQGIIAFYGAFHGRTMGALSLTASKAQQRRRFFPVVPGVAHVPYPNVYRKPEGMTAEEHIAECVSFIEDRVFKTIMPPEECAAIFIEPIQGEGGYLPAPTKFMRELRRICDQHGILLVADEVQSGAGRSGKWWAIQHTGVEPDIITIAKGIASGMPLGVMLARAELMDWVPGSHASTFGGNPVCIEAAMATMDVLESEAIKNVEVVGEHMMKRLSGWVKTHPMVGDVRGRGLMIGVEIVKNKKTKAIAHDERDRIVELAFERGLLFLGAGENSIRIAPPLVVTQEQADIAMDVLEECIGIVEKENK, encoded by the coding sequence ATGGCAACGCAGACTATTTCCGCCGCCGGTCCCAAGATTCGCACCAAACTGCCCGGCCCCAAGGCGCAGGCCGTCCTGCAGGGCGACGCGCAGTATATTTCCCCTTCGTACACACGCTCCTATCCGCTGGTGGCCAAGCGCGGCCGCGGCGTGATTGTTGAGGACGTTGATGGCAATGAATTCCTGGATTTCTCCGCCGGGATCGCCGTAGTTTCCACCGGACACTGCCACCCCAAGGTCGTGGCGGCAATCCAGAAGCAGGCCGCCGAATTGATTCACATGTCCGGCACCGACTTCTACTACGAAAGTATGATCACGCTGGCGCAGCGCCTAAGCAAAGTTGCCCCCATGAGCGGCCCGATCCGCGCTTATTACGGCAACTCCGGCACAGAAGCCGTGGAAGCTGCAATGAAGCTGGCCCGCTATCACACCAAGCGCCAGGGCATCATCGCCTTTTACGGCGCGTTCCACGGACGCACCATGGGCGCGCTCTCACTCACCGCGTCCAAGGCGCAGCAGCGCCGCCGCTTTTTCCCCGTGGTCCCGGGCGTGGCGCACGTGCCATATCCAAATGTCTATCGCAAACCGGAAGGTATGACGGCGGAAGAACACATTGCTGAGTGCGTAAGCTTTATTGAAGACCGCGTCTTCAAGACCATCATGCCCCCGGAAGAATGCGCTGCGATCTTTATTGAACCGATCCAGGGCGAAGGCGGATATCTGCCTGCTCCTACGAAATTCATGCGCGAATTGCGCCGCATTTGCGATCAGCACGGCATCCTGCTCGTTGCCGATGAAGTCCAGAGCGGCGCGGGACGCAGCGGAAAATGGTGGGCCATCCAGCACACCGGCGTTGAGCCGGACATCATTACCATCGCTAAGGGAATTGCCTCCGGTATGCCGCTGGGCGTGATGCTGGCCCGCGCGGAACTTATGGACTGGGTCCCCGGATCGCATGCATCGACATTCGGTGGGAATCCTGTGTGCATTGAAGCTGCCATGGCGACCATGGACGTTCTGGAAAGCGAAGCCATCAAGAACGTGGAAGTTGTCGGCGAGCACATGATGAAGCGCCTGAGCGGCTGGGTAAAGACTCATCCCATGGTCGGAGACGTGCGCGGCCGCGGCCTGATGATCGGCGTGGAAATCGTAAAAAACAAAAAGACCAAGGCTATCGCCCATGACGAGCGTGACCGCATTGTTGAACTGGCATTTGAGCGCGGCCTGCTGTTTCTGGGCGCCGGTGAAAATTCCATCCGCATTGCGCCGCCGCTCGTTGTAACACAGGAACAAGCGGACATAGCCATGGACGTGCTGGAAGAGTGCATTGGCATCGTCGAGAAAGAAAACAAATAA
- a CDS encoding site-specific integrase — protein MNILPIAEKQRQPDQLGGWQKEMARRRYQKGSLRIRGKINQVWELLWREDYIKENGTIGRRLASKVIGPVRQFTRRQAWKLAEEFLRPLNQGKITPHSTILFREFVERYFIPNVFPTLKLPTQTRYRRTLKNHLLPAFGEYRLCELGTLDIQSFALKKLESGLGSASADLFKNLMSKIFATAKKWNYFAGENPASGVELPEYKPVKQRHILTAEQIPVLLDALREPYRTMVLLALLTGLRVAEILGLRWEDVDFSSSVLSVSQRCYRGQMDTPKTKNSKRSLPLPLPCVEALKRHRAKQQTPDGPGLVFQTSNGTPYGDTNILHRELKPAGKKIGAPWLSWHTFRRTHATLLQFVGGSLKDAQAQLGHSKLSTTLDFYTFEIPAHQREAVQRLGELLTNVDESRQSVQKLPLPTQQIQ, from the coding sequence GTGAATATACTTCCAATCGCGGAAAAGCAACGGCAGCCAGACCAGTTAGGAGGCTGGCAAAAAGAGATGGCACGCCGTCGCTATCAAAAAGGAAGTTTGCGAATACGCGGCAAAATAAATCAGGTTTGGGAGTTGCTTTGGCGGGAGGATTACATAAAGGAAAACGGAACGATTGGCCGGCGATTGGCTTCCAAGGTCATCGGCCCGGTTCGCCAGTTTACACGCCGACAAGCGTGGAAACTTGCAGAGGAATTCCTGCGCCCGCTGAATCAAGGGAAGATCACGCCCCATTCGACAATACTCTTTCGGGAATTTGTCGAACGGTATTTTATTCCGAATGTGTTTCCGACCTTGAAACTGCCAACCCAGACGCGTTATCGCCGCACACTCAAAAACCATCTATTACCTGCTTTTGGGGAATATCGCCTTTGCGAACTTGGCACTCTGGACATTCAATCGTTTGCGCTCAAGAAATTGGAGAGCGGATTAGGTTCGGCTTCCGCCGACCTTTTCAAAAACCTGATGTCCAAAATTTTTGCCACAGCAAAAAAGTGGAACTATTTCGCGGGCGAAAATCCTGCAAGCGGAGTGGAATTACCGGAATACAAACCAGTGAAACAGAGGCACATTCTCACTGCGGAACAAATCCCGGTGCTGCTGGACGCACTAAGAGAGCCTTATCGCACAATGGTTCTTTTGGCGCTTCTCACAGGCTTACGAGTCGCAGAGATTCTAGGTCTCAGGTGGGAGGATGTGGATTTTTCCTCTTCCGTCCTATCGGTAAGCCAGAGGTGCTATCGCGGTCAGATGGACACTCCAAAAACCAAAAACAGCAAACGATCACTTCCTTTGCCCCTGCCGTGTGTGGAAGCACTGAAACGGCATCGGGCAAAGCAACAAACCCCGGACGGCCCCGGACTGGTTTTTCAGACAAGCAACGGGACTCCGTACGGAGATACAAACATCCTTCACAGAGAGCTAAAACCCGCCGGAAAGAAGATCGGCGCTCCCTGGCTGAGCTGGCACACCTTCAGACGGACTCACGCAACGTTATTGCAGTTCGTGGGCGGGAGTCTGAAAGACGCGCAAGCGCAGTTAGGGCATTCCAAACTCTCTACCACGCTCGACTTCTACACATTCGAGATTCCCGCGCATCAGCGCGAGGCAGTTCAGAGATTAGGGGAATTGTTGACTAATGTTGACGAATCTCGCCAATCCGTCCAAAAACTGCCGCTGCCTACCCAGCAGATTCAATGA
- the cysS gene encoding cysteine--tRNA ligase yields MPLRLYNTLSGKVEEFAPAADNTVRMYACGPTVYDYGHIGNFRTFIAVDILRRFLRQSGFKLQHVMNITDVDDKIIRNAARDKKTVQEYTRKYEEAFLEDMGSLNIERPEKLVRATEHIKEMAEFIAKLEKKGIAYRTEDGSYYFRIAKFPEYGKLSKKDFAGMEDGARVDVDEYEKDSARDFALWKAPKEGEAFWESPIGPGRPGWHIECSVMSMKYLGDSFDLHAGGEDLTFPHHENEIAQSESLTGKIFARHWMHVRFLLVEGEKMSKSLGNFYTLRDLLVKGHKPSAIRFLLTSVPYRKQLNFTFAGLEQGAKSVERLRTFDARIRMSQLPAGSNPVAQEAAAQAKREMRAGMEDDLNTAYASAAIFDMVREANILADRGELREGDKTPLLEALHQFDEIFAVLKDDDAEKMKAAMEWARSHGILKDSDIPDAISDADVNLLIEERNAAKKARDFARSDAIRKQLADAGILVEDTKDGTRWKRK; encoded by the coding sequence TTGCCTCTTCGACTCTACAATACGCTCTCCGGCAAGGTGGAGGAGTTTGCTCCAGCCGCGGACAATACCGTTCGCATGTATGCCTGCGGCCCCACCGTGTATGACTACGGCCATATTGGCAACTTCCGCACGTTTATTGCAGTCGATATCCTGCGTCGCTTCCTCCGCCAGAGCGGCTTCAAGCTACAGCACGTCATGAACATTACTGACGTGGATGACAAGATCATCCGCAATGCGGCGCGCGACAAGAAGACAGTCCAGGAGTACACGCGCAAATACGAAGAGGCATTTCTGGAAGATATGGGTTCTCTGAACATCGAGCGTCCGGAAAAATTGGTGCGGGCCACCGAACATATTAAGGAAATGGCGGAATTCATCGCCAAGCTTGAAAAGAAAGGTATTGCTTACCGCACTGAAGATGGTTCCTATTATTTTCGCATCGCCAAATTCCCTGAGTACGGCAAGCTCTCAAAGAAAGATTTCGCCGGCATGGAAGATGGCGCGCGCGTGGATGTGGATGAGTACGAGAAAGACAGTGCCCGTGATTTTGCCCTGTGGAAAGCCCCTAAGGAAGGCGAGGCCTTCTGGGAGAGTCCTATCGGGCCGGGGCGTCCAGGCTGGCACATCGAGTGCTCCGTGATGTCAATGAAATATCTGGGCGATAGTTTTGATCTGCATGCCGGCGGCGAAGACCTGACCTTCCCGCATCATGAAAATGAAATCGCGCAATCAGAATCGCTGACCGGCAAGATTTTTGCACGCCACTGGATGCACGTGCGCTTTCTTCTGGTGGAAGGCGAGAAGATGTCAAAGAGTCTGGGCAATTTCTATACTCTGCGCGATCTGCTGGTAAAAGGCCATAAGCCATCCGCTATTCGTTTCCTGCTCACTTCAGTTCCATACCGCAAGCAGCTGAACTTCACGTTTGCCGGCCTGGAGCAAGGCGCAAAATCCGTGGAGCGGCTGCGCACTTTTGATGCCCGTATTCGAATGTCTCAGCTTCCTGCGGGGAGCAATCCAGTTGCGCAGGAAGCGGCAGCCCAAGCTAAAAGGGAAATGCGCGCCGGCATGGAAGACGACCTGAACACCGCGTATGCCTCGGCGGCGATCTTTGACATGGTGCGCGAAGCCAACATCCTCGCTGATCGCGGCGAACTTCGCGAAGGCGACAAGACGCCCCTGCTGGAAGCCTTGCACCAATTCGATGAAATCTTTGCGGTACTGAAAGATGATGACGCGGAAAAGATGAAGGCCGCCATGGAATGGGCCCGGTCCCACGGCATCCTTAAAGACTCCGATATCCCAGATGCTATCTCAGATGCCGACGTTAATCTCCTGATCGAAGAACGCAATGCCGCCAAAAAAGCCCGCGACTTCGCTCGTTCCGATGCCATCCGCAAGCAGCTTGCCGACGCTGGGATCCTGGTAGAGGACACCAAGGATGGAACAAGATGGAAGAGGAAATAA
- a CDS encoding serine/threonine protein kinase produces the protein MHQLGRYEIVAELGRGAMGAVFRARDPKIDRTVAIKTIAVPASSKHDAEHYRQRFFREAQAAGRLSHPGIVTIYDVGEDEATHTPFIVMECVEGDSLDRVVAATAATKLPREIALKLLRQIAEALDYAHRQAIVHRDIKPANIMVTAEGQPKIADFGIAKVAMAETTLPGHVVGTPAYMSPEQLNGKAVDGRSDLFSLGVIAYWLLTGVKPFDGDTLTEICVQVVTKEPAPPSEIEPGLNIDVDYVLSRALAKDPAMRYQSGSEMAADLDDLSAGKKPSSVVQSAKTQVVPHIGVISSSQGNAATGVATARAPQAAAEKSGRSRRTLLIYLTAAVLLLIAGAGLLALSFNHSKPATLQIMGQYPFQSGEIYIWVDGDLRYHDELHGIASPRLRSSHNPTANESLGITLPVTAGRHTVRIQVDAEGQIYDHDTAIPGYFRAYSQKTLMVDFSSRNLALRWD, from the coding sequence ATGCACCAACTAGGCCGTTATGAGATCGTCGCTGAGCTTGGACGCGGCGCGATGGGCGCAGTGTTTCGCGCGCGCGACCCAAAAATCGACCGCACAGTGGCCATCAAGACGATCGCGGTTCCGGCTTCATCCAAGCATGATGCCGAACATTACCGTCAACGATTCTTCCGGGAAGCGCAGGCTGCGGGGCGCTTGTCACATCCGGGAATTGTGACCATCTATGATGTGGGTGAGGACGAGGCAACGCACACGCCATTCATTGTGATGGAGTGCGTTGAAGGCGATTCGCTGGACCGTGTGGTTGCCGCGACAGCGGCAACGAAGTTGCCACGCGAGATCGCGCTAAAACTGCTGCGGCAGATTGCTGAAGCCCTGGATTACGCGCACAGGCAGGCAATTGTTCATCGTGACATCAAGCCCGCGAACATCATGGTTACGGCTGAAGGCCAGCCGAAGATAGCAGACTTTGGCATTGCCAAGGTGGCAATGGCAGAAACAACTCTGCCCGGCCATGTTGTGGGGACACCAGCATATATGTCTCCGGAGCAACTCAACGGCAAGGCAGTGGATGGGCGCTCAGATCTTTTTTCTTTGGGCGTGATTGCTTACTGGCTACTGACCGGCGTGAAGCCGTTTGATGGCGATACGCTCACTGAAATCTGCGTTCAGGTGGTAACAAAGGAGCCTGCGCCGCCCAGCGAGATCGAGCCGGGGCTTAATATCGATGTTGATTATGTGTTAAGCCGCGCGCTGGCCAAAGATCCTGCCATGCGCTACCAAAGCGGCAGCGAAATGGCGGCAGACCTGGACGATCTGAGCGCAGGAAAGAAACCGAGCTCGGTAGTTCAGTCGGCGAAGACGCAAGTCGTTCCGCACATTGGTGTGATCTCATCATCGCAAGGGAATGCGGCAACGGGCGTGGCCACTGCGCGGGCCCCTCAGGCCGCGGCAGAGAAAAGCGGACGGAGCCGGAGAACGTTGCTGATCTATCTAACGGCGGCAGTACTTCTCTTGATCGCCGGCGCCGGTCTTTTGGCTTTGAGCTTTAACCATTCAAAGCCGGCAACGCTGCAGATTATGGGACAGTATCCATTCCAGAGCGGCGAGATTTATATATGGGTGGATGGCGACCTGCGTTATCACGATGAACTGCACGGTATTGCAAGTCCCCGGCTGAGGTCTTCACATAATCCCACGGCGAATGAGAGCCTGGGTATCACGCTGCCGGTAACGGCGGGGCGGCATACTGTACGCATACAGGTGGACGCTGAAGGACAAATCTACGACCATGACACTGCCATTCCGGGCTACTTCCGGGCGTATAGCCAGAAGACCCTGATGGTGGACTTTTCCAGCCGAAATCTTGCCCTGCGATGGGACTGA